A window from Ignavibacteriota bacterium encodes these proteins:
- a CDS encoding DUF192 domain-containing protein encodes MNKQKKNNLVNKKSRIFQIIVIIVIIAFAILLLADLFKPKNELKNSKQILSGDTYKFKKDGELTFQKNDGKFISTIDVEFSDNDDERATGLMFRNEMLENQGMLFIFPYEEQQSFYMKNTILSLDIIYVNKNLEIVTIFKNTTPFSLDSLPSDAPAQYVIEVNAGYTNKYNIEIGDKVLFRKLN; translated from the coding sequence ATGAACAAACAGAAAAAAAATAATTTAGTAAATAAAAAAAGTAGAATATTTCAAATAATTGTAATTATTGTAATTATTGCTTTTGCAATTTTGCTTTTAGCAGATTTATTTAAGCCAAAGAATGAATTGAAAAATAGTAAACAAATATTAAGTGGAGATACCTATAAATTTAAAAAAGATGGCGAATTAACTTTTCAGAAAAATGATGGAAAGTTTATTTCGACAATTGATGTTGAATTTTCAGATAATGATGATGAACGCGCAACCGGTTTAATGTTTAGAAATGAAATGTTGGAAAATCAAGGTATGCTTTTCATTTTTCCTTATGAAGAACAGCAATCATTCTATATGAAAAATACAATTCTTTCTTTGGATATAATTTATGTAAACAAAAATTTGGAAATAGTTACAATATTTAAAAATACAACTCCATTCTCGTTGGATTCACTTCCTTCGGATGCGCCCGCTCAATATGTAATTGAAGTTAATGCTGGTTATACTAATAAATATAATATTGAAATCGGTGATAAAGTTTTGTTTAGAAAATTAAATTAG
- a CDS encoding S9 family peptidase → MILERKIIELTEAQSRILKTGWGNSAINETILEKITYDSDGLKVKGYVAYPKIINEKLPCIIWCRGGFGNTSKLDDFYAKGILGQIASWGYFVFESQYRGNDGGEGIDEFGGNDLNDVLNLIPIANEFEFADKNIWGIEGWSRGGMMTYLTLTKNYNFKAAISVAGISNVECSIRESRFMKKIIESHQNLIDDEFCESRTILNKMENFSKSTPTLLIHGLKDERVPVHHSIDLSNEMIKLNIEHRLILLENGDHFLKSHKQEVDKFRKNWFKKYLINEEK, encoded by the coding sequence ATGATACTTGAACGAAAAATTATTGAATTAACGGAAGCACAATCAAGAATTTTAAAAACCGGTTGGGGAAATTCAGCAATTAATGAAACTATTTTGGAAAAAATCACTTATGATTCGGATGGATTAAAAGTGAAAGGTTATGTTGCTTATCCAAAAATAATAAATGAAAAATTGCCATGTATAATTTGGTGCAGAGGTGGATTTGGGAATACCAGCAAATTAGATGATTTTTATGCAAAAGGAATTCTTGGACAAATTGCAAGTTGGGGCTATTTTGTTTTTGAAAGTCAATATAGAGGAAATGATGGTGGTGAAGGTATTGATGAATTTGGTGGAAATGATTTAAATGATGTACTAAATTTAATTCCGATAGCAAATGAATTTGAATTTGCCGATAAAAATATTTGGGGAATTGAAGGATGGAGTCGCGGTGGAATGATGACATATTTAACTTTAACCAAAAATTATAATTTTAAAGCAGCAATTTCAGTCGCCGGAATCTCGAATGTTGAATGCAGTATTAGGGAAAGCAGATTTATGAAAAAAATAATTGAATCTCACCAAAATCTAATTGATGATGAATTTTGTGAATCTAGAACAATTTTAAATAAAATGGAAAACTTTTCTAAATCAACTCCAACATTGTTAATTCACGGATTAAAGGATGAAAGAGTTCCCGTTCATCATTCAATTGATTTATCAAACGAAATGATTAAATTAAATATTGAACACAGATTAATTCTATTAGAAAATGGTGATCATTTTTTAAAATCTCATAAACAAGAAGTAGATAAGTTTAGAAAAAATTGGTTTAAAAAATATTTAATAAATGAGGAAAAATAA
- a CDS encoding EVE domain-containing protein produces the protein MSKKYWLIKSEASVFSIDDLEKCKNKTTYWDGVRNYQARNFLRDEMKIGDQVLFYHSNSEPNEIIGVCEIVKEGYPDFTAFDPNDIHYDPKSKRENPTWIMVDIKLLKKFKKGISLEEIKKNEKLSNMRLVQRGNRLSVMPVVKKEFDEIIKLSGISI, from the coding sequence ATGTCAAAAAAATATTGGCTTATAAAATCTGAAGCTTCCGTCTTTTCAATAGATGATTTAGAAAAATGCAAAAACAAAACAACCTATTGGGATGGAGTTAGAAATTATCAAGCAAGAAATTTTCTTCGTGATGAAATGAAAATTGGCGATCAAGTTCTTTTTTATCATAGCAATTCTGAACCAAATGAAATTATTGGCGTTTGCGAAATTGTTAAGGAAGGTTATCCCGATTTTACAGCTTTTGATCCGAATGATATTCATTACGATCCGAAAAGCAAAAGAGAAAATCCAACTTGGATAATGGTTGATATTAAATTATTGAAAAAATTTAAGAAGGGGATTTCACTTGAAGAAATTAAAAAAAATGAAAAACTTTCTAATATGCGATTGGTTCAAAGAGGAAATCGTCTTTCGGTTATGCCGGTTGTGAAAAAAGAATTTGATGAAATTATTAAATTAAGCGGGATTTCAATTTAG
- a CDS encoding TlpA family protein disulfide reductase gives MKIKFVIIFLILFFEIAQSNSTISKKIELIDKSKLTQIIKTRNGRILLLNIWATWCIPCREEFPDLVKLNSIYKNTIEIIGISVDDIDDSEKKVLPFLNNNNVDFKNFISSFKKEEDLINILNIEWNGALPATFIFDVNGKQIKMLNGKQSYLDIKNLLDDILKK, from the coding sequence GTGAAAATTAAATTTGTAATAATATTTCTAATTCTATTTTTTGAAATTGCTCAATCGAATTCAACTATATCAAAAAAAATTGAATTAATTGATAAATCAAAACTCACTCAAATTATAAAAACTCGCAATGGCAGAATTTTACTTTTAAATATTTGGGCAACTTGGTGTATTCCTTGCAGAGAAGAATTTCCGGATTTGGTTAAACTTAATTCAATTTATAAAAACACGATTGAAATTATTGGAATAAGTGTTGATGATATTGATGATTCGGAAAAAAAAGTTTTACCGTTTCTAAACAATAATAATGTTGATTTTAAAAATTTCATAAGTTCGTTCAAGAAAGAAGAAGATTTAATTAATATTTTAAATATAGAATGGAATGGTGCGTTACCGGCAACTTTTATTTTTGATGTAAATGGAAAACAAATAAAAATGCTTAATGGAAAACAATCTTATTTAGATATTAAAAATTTATTAGATGACATTTTGAAAAAGTAA
- a CDS encoding redoxin domain-containing protein codes for MKKTVIIFLSLFLFISIQLFSIKISEVKSKENYNFSLYDYNKKLHNLTDYKNSKAIVLMFISTGCPVSNDYNKRMEEIYNTYKNKNVVFLGINSNKNESIEEIKEHAKENNLTFTILKDENNVVADLFEASLTPEIYVLDSSLSKVYHGRIDDSKNEKNVESKDLQNSIDEILANKEVSVKNTKAFGCSIKRVEK; via the coding sequence ATGAAGAAAACGGTAATTATATTTTTATCGCTTTTTCTTTTTATATCAATTCAATTATTTTCGATAAAAATATCAGAAGTTAAATCCAAAGAGAATTATAATTTTTCACTTTATGATTATAATAAAAAACTTCACAATTTAACAGACTATAAAAATTCCAAAGCTATTGTTTTAATGTTCATTTCAACCGGTTGTCCGGTTTCAAATGATTATAATAAAAGAATGGAAGAAATTTATAATACGTATAAAAATAAAAATGTTGTTTTTCTTGGTATAAATTCTAACAAAAATGAATCAATTGAAGAAATTAAAGAGCATGCAAAAGAAAATAATTTAACATTCACAATTTTAAAAGATGAAAATAATGTTGTTGCTGATTTATTTGAAGCAAGTTTAACCCCGGAAATTTATGTTTTAGATAGTAGTCTTAGCAAAGTTTATCATGGAAGAATTGACGATTCTAAAAATGAGAAAAATGTTGAATCTAAAGATTTACAAAATTCAATTGATGAAATACTAGCAAATAAAGAAGTTAGTGTAAAAAATACAAAAGCATTTGGTTGTTCAATTAAACGAGTTGAAAAGTGA
- a CDS encoding PQQ-dependent sugar dehydrogenase, whose amino-acid sequence MKYFSYIFLISIIVSLVSISCKNETTLAQPNISKAFPNLTFENPVDIQSPDDNTDRIFVVSQKGKILSFENNQNVQSANLFLDLEEKVLFGGEQGLLGLAFHPNYKSNGKFFVNYTTSNPRRTIVSSFNISSDINKANPNSEEILLEVEQPFSNHNGGQIAFGLDGYLYISFGDGGSGGDPGNRAQNLKDYLGKILRIDVDKNENGKLYGIPIDNPFAENSEGFLKEIFAYGLRNVWRFSFDSKNNFWAADVGQNAWEEINLIEKGGNYGWRIMEGFHCYNPSEDCDRTGLKLPIHEYGHVESGGYSVTGGFVYEKNDLPELNDKYVYADFVTGNIWTFDLVNNRNNFLAKFNGQISTFGIDQNNNLYFADYSSGSLYKFVGENLNSIDLELPNRFELYQNYPNPFNPNTTISYSIPNNFSANPQLVNLNIYDLLGREVQRLVNELKSPGNYETNFVAEDLSSGVYYYKLTSGNFSQTKKMILLN is encoded by the coding sequence ATGAAATATTTTTCATATATATTTTTGATTTCTATAATTGTTTCTCTTGTTTCAATATCTTGTAAAAATGAAACAACATTAGCGCAACCCAATATTTCAAAGGCATTTCCCAATTTAACTTTTGAAAATCCAGTTGATATTCAATCACCGGATGATAATACAGATAGAATTTTTGTTGTATCTCAAAAAGGAAAAATTTTATCTTTTGAAAATAATCAAAATGTTCAGTCAGCAAATTTATTTTTAGATCTTGAGGAAAAAGTTTTATTTGGAGGTGAGCAAGGTTTATTAGGTTTGGCATTTCATCCAAATTATAAAAGTAATGGAAAATTTTTCGTTAATTACACTACAAGCAACCCAAGAAGAACAATTGTTTCCAGCTTCAATATTTCTTCAGATATAAATAAAGCTAACCCTAATAGTGAAGAAATTCTGCTTGAAGTTGAACAACCTTTTTCTAATCATAATGGAGGACAAATTGCATTTGGTCTCGATGGATATTTATATATAAGTTTCGGAGATGGTGGTTCCGGAGGTGATCCGGGAAACAGAGCGCAAAATCTAAAAGATTATTTAGGGAAAATTTTAAGAATTGATGTTGATAAAAATGAAAATGGTAAACTATATGGAATTCCCATAGATAATCCATTTGCAGAAAATTCTGAAGGATTTTTAAAAGAAATTTTTGCTTACGGATTAAGAAATGTTTGGCGTTTCAGTTTTGATAGCAAAAATAATTTTTGGGCTGCTGATGTTGGACAAAATGCTTGGGAAGAAATTAATTTAATTGAGAAAGGAGGTAATTATGGATGGAGAATTATGGAAGGATTTCATTGTTATAACCCAAGTGAAGATTGCGATAGAACCGGATTAAAATTACCAATACATGAATATGGACATGTTGAGTCTGGAGGTTATTCTGTAACCGGTGGTTTTGTGTACGAAAAAAATGATTTGCCGGAATTAAATGATAAATATGTTTATGCAGATTTTGTTACAGGAAATATTTGGACTTTTGATTTGGTAAATAATAGAAATAATTTTCTTGCAAAATTTAATGGACAAATTTCAACATTCGGAATTGATCAAAATAATAATTTATATTTTGCAGATTATTCTTCCGGAAGTTTATATAAGTTTGTTGGTGAAAATTTAAATTCTATTGATTTAGAACTTCCCAATCGATTTGAACTTTATCAGAATTATCCAAATCCTTTTAATCCAAATACAACAATAAGTTATTCAATTCCAAATAATTTCTCAGCAAATCCACAATTGGTTAATTTAAATATTTATGATTTACTTGGAAGGGAAGTTCAGAGATTAGTTAATGAATTAAAATCTCCGGGGAATTATGAAACAAATTTTGTTGCAGAAGATTTAAGTTCCGGAGTTTATTATTATAAATTAACATCCGGAAATTTTTCACAAACAAAAAAAATGATTTTACTTAATTAA
- the ypdA gene encoding YpdA family putative bacillithiol disulfide reductase: MSSIYDVIIVGAGPIGLACAIESVKNNLSHLILEKGSLTNSIFHYPTNMVFFSTSERLEIGDVPFISHGVKPTRTEALEYYRRVKDKWNLKVNTYEKVENIFSIEKLFKVETNKNNFFAKKIIVSTGFYDFPNLMNIPGEELDKVKHYYHEPHPFAYEKIIVVGGGNSAVDVALETFRRGAEVTMVIRGNSLEDNVKYWVKPDIENRIKENEIKVFYNSELKEIREKEVDIISPTEILTIPNDFVLAMTGYKPDFNFLQKIGIKISDKNKIPFYKEETFETNISGLYLAGVVCGGLNTSKWFIENSRIHAPIIFKHLLANIN, from the coding sequence ATGAGTTCAATTTATGATGTAATAATTGTCGGTGCTGGTCCAATAGGATTAGCATGTGCAATTGAATCAGTAAAAAATAACTTATCGCATTTAATTTTGGAAAAGGGAAGTTTAACAAACTCAATTTTTCACTATCCGACAAATATGGTTTTCTTTTCAACTTCTGAAAGATTAGAGATTGGAGATGTTCCATTTATTTCTCATGGAGTAAAGCCAACAAGAACGGAAGCTTTGGAATATTATAGAAGAGTTAAAGATAAATGGAATTTAAAGGTTAATACTTATGAAAAAGTTGAGAATATATTTTCTATTGAAAAATTATTTAAAGTAGAAACTAATAAGAACAATTTCTTTGCAAAAAAAATTATTGTTTCAACCGGATTTTATGATTTTCCAAATTTGATGAATATTCCCGGTGAGGAACTTGATAAAGTAAAACATTATTATCATGAACCACATCCATTTGCATACGAAAAAATAATTGTTGTGGGAGGAGGAAATTCTGCCGTTGATGTTGCACTTGAAACATTTAGACGAGGTGCAGAAGTTACCATGGTGATTAGAGGAAATAGTTTAGAAGATAATGTTAAGTATTGGGTAAAACCGGATATTGAAAACAGAATTAAGGAAAATGAAATAAAAGTTTTTTACAATTCTGAATTAAAAGAAATAAGGGAGAAAGAAGTTGATATTATTTCTCCCACTGAAATTTTAACAATCCCAAATGATTTTGTACTAGCAATGACCGGCTATAAACCGGATTTTAATTTTCTTCAAAAAATAGGAATTAAAATTTCCGATAAAAATAAAATTCCATTTTATAAAGAAGAAACTTTCGAAACCAATATTTCGGGTTTGTATTTAGCCGGTGTTGTTTGCGGCGGATTAAATACAAGCAAATGGTTTATTGAAAATTCAAGAATTCATGCACCAATAATATTTAAACATCTTCTTGCAAATATTAATTAA